In Halobacillus amylolyticus, the following proteins share a genomic window:
- a CDS encoding NAD(P)H-dependent glycerol-3-phosphate dehydrogenase → MEKVAVLGAGSWGTALAIVLGDNGHDVHLWTHRASHAEEMNRTHKNEKYLKDIMIPNNVTAHSELSTVLADTEHIILVVPTKAIREVCQELIPHLNNKVTITHASKGIEPETYKRVSEIIAEEIPEKLYTDIVVLSGPSHAEEVSLKHPTTVTVSAKDLSVASTVQDLFINEQFRVYTSPDLVGVELGGALKNIIALGAGISDGLGFGDNAKAALITRGLAEIARLGTSMGANPLTFSGLTGIGDLIVTCTSSHSRNWRAGYKLGQGTKLDEVLEDMGMVVEGVRTAKAAYQLSKTQEVDMPITAGIYQILFEEANPKDVVTQLMTRIRRHEMEDLTNILDDQMNN, encoded by the coding sequence ATGGAGAAAGTTGCTGTTTTAGGGGCAGGGAGCTGGGGGACAGCGCTTGCTATCGTCTTAGGAGATAATGGTCATGATGTTCACCTTTGGACACATCGTGCCTCTCATGCAGAGGAAATGAACCGCACACATAAAAATGAAAAATATTTAAAGGATATTATGATTCCAAACAATGTAACAGCCCATTCTGAGTTATCGACTGTTTTGGCTGATACAGAACACATTATCCTTGTGGTGCCAACGAAAGCCATCCGTGAGGTGTGTCAAGAGCTTATCCCGCATTTGAACAACAAGGTAACAATTACACATGCTTCAAAAGGAATCGAGCCTGAGACATATAAGCGTGTATCTGAAATCATTGCAGAAGAAATACCTGAAAAATTGTATACAGATATTGTCGTTCTTTCCGGCCCAAGCCATGCTGAAGAAGTTAGTCTTAAACACCCAACAACAGTTACTGTGTCGGCTAAGGACTTGAGTGTTGCTTCAACCGTGCAAGACTTGTTTATTAATGAACAGTTTAGAGTCTACACCTCACCAGATCTAGTAGGTGTAGAGCTTGGAGGTGCGTTGAAAAATATTATCGCCCTTGGTGCGGGGATTTCTGATGGTTTAGGGTTCGGTGACAACGCGAAGGCTGCGCTCATCACAAGAGGACTCGCGGAAATCGCAAGGCTCGGGACGTCAATGGGTGCGAATCCACTGACATTCTCAGGACTTACGGGAATTGGCGACTTGATTGTAACATGTACGAGTTCTCATAGCCGAAACTGGCGCGCTGGTTATAAACTGGGACAAGGTACCAAATTAGATGAGGTGCTTGAGGATATGGGGATGGTTGTGGAAGGTGTACGAACAGCAAAAGCAGCCTACCAGCTTTCAAAGACACAAGAAGTGGATATGCCGATTACGGCTGGTATTTATCAAATCCTATTTGAAGAAGCTAATCCAAAAGATGTTGTTACACAACTCATGACGAGAATTCGTCGTCATGAAATGGAAGACTTAACGAACATTTTAGATGACCAAATGAATAACTAA
- a CDS encoding stage VI sporulation protein F translates to MSGFQKNIFDHLQKANINPDEVYKVADSVQHADFTDEKTVRQLVKQLATIAGKPVSKQKEDKIVEAIVKQNMPLDMNTLSKFLKG, encoded by the coding sequence ATGAGCGGTTTTCAGAAGAATATTTTCGATCATTTACAAAAGGCAAACATTAATCCAGATGAGGTTTATAAAGTGGCGGATTCCGTACAACATGCCGATTTTACAGATGAAAAAACAGTTCGTCAATTAGTCAAGCAGTTAGCAACGATTGCAGGGAAACCTGTATCAAAGCAAAAGGAAGATAAAATCGTAGAGGCAATTGTCAAGCAAAACATGCCTCTCGATATGAATACGCTAAGTAAATTTTTAAAAGGATAG
- a CDS encoding DUF2768 domain-containing protein, with translation MSLSMLKMYISFAGILSLFVAIGLIYLSRYKLKGLFSIIVGIFAYLFMIFGGIVIMYIVFSGPTS, from the coding sequence ATGTCTTTGTCTATGTTAAAGATGTACATATCTTTTGCAGGAATCCTTTCGTTATTTGTTGCAATAGGATTAATTTACTTAAGCAGGTATAAGTTAAAAGGGTTATTCTCTATTATAGTAGGTATTTTCGCTTATTTATTTATGATCTTCGGTGGTATTGTGATTATGTACATTGTATTTAGCGGTCCGACGTCCTAA
- the spoIVA gene encoding stage IV sporulation protein A, with the protein MEKVDIFSDISKRTNGDIYLGVVGAVRTGKSTFIKKFMELVVIPNMKEESERERALDELPQSAAGKTIMTTEPKFVPNQAASISIDEHLDIRVRMVDCVGYAVDGAIGYEDEHGPRMVHTPWYEEAIPFHEAAEIGTHKVIQEHSTIGVVVTTDGTIGEIAREDYVASEEKIVTELREVGKPFIMVINSAQPHNESTERLRQELAEKYDIPVLALSVESMREQDVQNVLREALFEFPVLEVNVNLPSWVMVLDSRHWLRNNLQNAIEETVQDIKRLRDVDDVIGNFDQYEHITGAHISGMDLGEGVAEIDLQAPEYLYDHVLKEIVGEEIRGKDHLLEIMQDFAHAKREYDQVADALQMVKQTGYGIAAPTLEDMELDEPEIIRQGSRFGVRLKAVAPSIHMVKVDVQSEFSPIIGTEKQSEELVRYLMQDFEEDPLSIWNSDIFGRSLSSIVREGIQAKLSLMPENARYKLKDTLERIINEGSGGMIAIIL; encoded by the coding sequence TTGGAGAAAGTAGATATCTTTAGCGATATTTCCAAACGGACGAATGGAGATATTTATTTAGGGGTAGTGGGCGCAGTACGGACAGGAAAATCGACGTTTATTAAAAAATTCATGGAACTTGTTGTCATCCCGAATATGAAGGAAGAGTCGGAAAGAGAGCGTGCTCTTGACGAACTGCCACAGAGTGCAGCAGGGAAAACAATTATGACGACGGAGCCAAAATTTGTACCCAATCAAGCAGCCAGTATAAGTATTGATGAGCATTTAGACATCCGAGTAAGAATGGTAGACTGTGTCGGTTATGCTGTAGATGGCGCAATTGGCTATGAAGATGAACACGGGCCGCGAATGGTTCATACACCATGGTATGAAGAGGCGATTCCTTTTCATGAAGCCGCAGAGATCGGTACACATAAAGTCATTCAGGAACATTCAACGATCGGAGTTGTCGTGACAACGGATGGTACGATCGGCGAAATCGCCCGTGAAGATTACGTCGCATCTGAAGAAAAAATCGTCACTGAACTTCGAGAAGTTGGAAAACCATTTATCATGGTCATAAACTCTGCACAACCTCACAATGAAAGCACGGAGAGGCTCAGACAAGAACTTGCGGAGAAATATGACATCCCTGTTCTTGCTTTATCTGTAGAAAGTATGCGTGAACAGGATGTGCAAAACGTATTGCGTGAGGCATTGTTTGAATTCCCAGTGTTAGAAGTCAATGTTAATCTTCCTAGCTGGGTAATGGTTCTTGACTCTAGACACTGGCTGCGTAATAATTTGCAAAACGCAATTGAAGAAACGGTGCAGGACATTAAACGATTGCGGGATGTAGATGACGTGATTGGGAATTTTGATCAATATGAACATATTACCGGAGCACACATTTCCGGCATGGATCTTGGTGAAGGGGTCGCTGAGATTGATCTGCAGGCGCCAGAATATCTGTATGATCATGTGTTAAAGGAAATTGTGGGTGAAGAAATTAGAGGAAAAGATCATCTCCTTGAAATTATGCAAGACTTTGCCCATGCAAAAAGGGAGTATGATCAAGTTGCTGATGCCCTGCAAATGGTTAAACAAACCGGTTATGGCATTGCAGCGCCTACTTTAGAGGATATGGAACTTGATGAACCGGAAATCATTAGACAAGGCTCAAGGTTTGGTGTAAGGCTGAAAGCGGTAGCCCCATCGATCCATATGGTGAAAGTCGATGTTCAATCAGAGTTTTCTCCAATTATTGGCACAGAGAAGCAAAGTGAAGAGCTTGTACGCTATCTAATGCAGGACTTTGAAGAGGACCCACTCTCCATATGGAACTCGGATATCTTCGGCAGATCGTTAAGCTCAATCGTAAGAGAAGGTATTCAAGCTAAGCTATCTCTAATGCCGGAGAATGCCAGGTATAAACTAAAAGATACGTTGGAGAGAATCATTAATGAAGGCTCTGGCGGAATGATTGCAATCATTTTATAA
- a CDS encoding HU family DNA-binding protein: MNKTDLINAVSEKAELSKKDATQAVDSVFESIMGSLQDGEKVQLIGFGNFEVRERAARKGRNPQTGEEIEISASKVPAFKPGKALKDAVK; encoded by the coding sequence ATGAACAAAACTGATCTAATTAATGCTGTATCAGAAAAGGCAGAGCTTTCTAAAAAAGATGCAACTCAAGCAGTTGACTCTGTATTCGAATCTATCATGGGATCACTACAAGATGGTGAGAAAGTACAGCTTATCGGATTCGGTAACTTCGAAGTACGTGAACGTGCGGCACGTAAAGGCCGTAACCCACAGACTGGTGAGGAGATCGAAATCTCTGCAAGTAAAGTTCCAGCTTTCAAACCAGGTAAAGCCCTAAAAGACGCTGTTAAATAA
- the mtrB gene encoding trp RNA-binding attenuation protein MtrB, with protein MATSENDFFVIKAQEDGVNVIGLTRGTDTRFHHSEKLDRGEVMIAQFTEHTSAVKVRGKAVIQTRHGEMTTEAE; from the coding sequence ATGGCAACATCCGAAAATGATTTTTTTGTAATCAAAGCACAAGAAGACGGTGTGAACGTGATAGGTTTGACCAGAGGAACAGACACACGCTTTCATCATTCTGAAAAACTTGATCGGGGAGAAGTGATGATTGCCCAGTTCACTGAGCATACATCTGCAGTTAAAGTTCGTGGCAAGGCTGTCATTCAAACACGGCACGGAGAAATGACGACAGAAGCAGAGTAA
- a CDS encoding heptaprenyl diphosphate synthase component 1, with translation MNTSEMNIQQLKQKIASQVRHPFLAKFIPEPIIDEDKLVILSSIMDHTTLSPVKREQYVITTMLVQIALDTHDLVTLTDEDDEKETIRTRQLTVLAGDYYSGLYYYLLSKLDDIPMIRTLAGAIKEINELKMELYYKDVDSFQEFLASLKKIESLLIQRVATYVQKTTINDMAGEWLLAKRLIDEKTSYQEGKFSPVIDLLVRKPGSLETSTQVMLSLEQMLQKHITRLEATVSQLPIHFKWLKSYIHMAIHDKFYEKPIVEEG, from the coding sequence GTGAACACATCAGAAATGAATATACAACAACTCAAACAAAAGATAGCCTCCCAAGTTCGCCACCCTTTTTTGGCGAAGTTTATCCCCGAGCCAATTATTGATGAAGACAAGCTTGTTATCTTGTCTTCAATAATGGATCATACCACACTATCTCCTGTTAAAAGGGAACAGTATGTGATCACAACGATGCTCGTTCAAATAGCCCTTGATACTCACGACCTGGTCACATTAACTGATGAAGACGATGAGAAAGAAACCATTCGAACACGCCAGCTTACTGTACTCGCAGGGGATTATTATAGCGGTTTGTATTATTATTTGCTTTCAAAGCTCGACGATATTCCTATGATACGGACACTTGCCGGAGCAATTAAGGAAATCAACGAGTTGAAAATGGAGTTATATTATAAAGATGTGGATTCCTTTCAAGAATTTTTAGCTTCACTTAAAAAAATTGAGTCATTGCTCATTCAACGTGTGGCTACCTACGTCCAGAAGACGACCATCAATGATATGGCTGGCGAATGGCTGCTCGCGAAAAGACTAATTGATGAAAAAACGAGTTATCAAGAGGGTAAATTTTCACCTGTTATTGACCTTCTAGTGAGAAAACCGGGTTCGCTTGAAACTAGCACCCAGGTTATGTTGAGCTTAGAGCAAATGTTGCAGAAACATATTACTCGTTTAGAGGCTACTGTTTCTCAATTACCGATTCATTTCAAATGGCTAAAGTCTTATATCCATATGGCTATCCATGACAAGTTTTATGAGAAACCTATCGTAGAGGAAGGGTAA
- a CDS encoding demethylmenaquinone methyltransferase yields the protein MQQQSKEERVHHVFEKIYSRYDRMNSIISFQQHRLWRKDVMRRMNVSKGDHTLDVCCGTGDWTMALAEEVGPTGKVVGLDFSVNMLSVGIKKKIASRKKQVEFEHGNAMELPFEDNQFDHVTIGFGLRNVPDYLQVLKEMHRVVKPGGKVVCLETSQPTNPIFKRLYYFYFRNIMPLFGKLFAKSYQEYSWLHESAKDFPGKNELAAMFYRVGLKNVEVKPYTGGVAAMHIGKKQL from the coding sequence ATGCAGCAACAATCGAAAGAAGAACGTGTTCATCACGTATTTGAGAAAATATATAGCCGCTATGACCGGATGAATTCTATTATTTCATTTCAACAGCATAGGTTGTGGCGGAAAGATGTTATGAGGCGCATGAATGTTTCAAAAGGTGATCATACTCTCGATGTGTGTTGCGGTACGGGAGATTGGACGATGGCTTTGGCAGAAGAAGTCGGACCTACTGGCAAGGTTGTAGGGCTTGATTTTAGTGTCAATATGCTTTCAGTCGGAATTAAAAAGAAAATCGCCTCACGAAAAAAGCAAGTGGAATTTGAGCACGGCAACGCGATGGAACTTCCATTTGAAGATAATCAGTTCGATCATGTAACGATTGGATTCGGTTTAAGAAATGTTCCAGATTACCTACAGGTTCTTAAAGAAATGCATCGGGTAGTTAAACCGGGAGGAAAGGTTGTTTGCTTAGAAACTTCTCAGCCTACAAACCCCATTTTTAAACGTCTTTACTATTTTTATTTCAGAAACATTATGCCATTGTTTGGAAAACTGTTTGCTAAAAGTTATCAGGAGTATAGCTGGCTTCATGAATCGGCAAAGGATTTCCCTGGTAAAAATGAATTAGCAGCAATGTTTTATCGAGTAGGACTAAAAAATGTTGAAGTAAAACCCTATACCGGTGGAGTGGCAGCCATGCATATCGGGAAGAAGCAATTGTAA
- the hepT gene encoding heptaprenyl diphosphate synthase component II, which translates to MKLAMIYSFLKQDLAKIEDAVNETIQSENPVLREASGQLLHAGGKRIRPVFVLLAGKFGDYNLERMKAVAVSLELIHTASLVHDDVIDEAELRRGQPTIKSKWDNRIAMYTGDYIFARSLENLSTLDNPRAHQILAKTMVELCLGEIDQIQDKYTVEQNFRNYLRRIKRKTAILIAASCRLGAIAANATKETELALYRYGYFVGMSYQIIDDVLDFTASEKDLGKPAGSDLLHGNITLPVLFSMEDKEFKQQLVDMFKSEEELTSADIEPLLEKIQSNGSIERSLEVSDQYLSKAYQSLSELPNLRAKQTLKGIAKYIGKRRA; encoded by the coding sequence ATGAAATTAGCAATGATTTATTCATTTTTAAAACAGGATTTAGCTAAAATTGAAGACGCAGTAAACGAAACGATACAGTCAGAAAACCCTGTCCTTCGTGAAGCTTCAGGTCAACTGCTGCATGCGGGCGGAAAACGGATCCGTCCTGTTTTTGTTTTGCTGGCGGGAAAATTCGGCGACTATAACTTGGAGCGAATGAAAGCTGTCGCTGTGTCCCTTGAACTAATACATACTGCCTCACTTGTTCATGATGATGTGATTGATGAAGCAGAACTTCGAAGGGGCCAGCCCACGATTAAGTCAAAATGGGACAACCGAATTGCCATGTACACAGGCGATTACATTTTTGCCCGCTCATTAGAAAATTTATCAACACTCGATAACCCAAGAGCACATCAAATTTTGGCAAAGACAATGGTTGAGCTCTGTTTAGGTGAAATTGACCAAATACAAGACAAATATACTGTTGAGCAGAACTTCCGGAATTATCTGCGCCGAATCAAAAGAAAGACGGCTATTCTTATTGCTGCAAGCTGTCGCTTAGGTGCCATCGCTGCAAATGCTACTAAAGAAACAGAGCTTGCTTTATATCGCTATGGTTACTTTGTAGGAATGTCCTATCAAATCATCGATGACGTGTTAGATTTCACGGCATCTGAGAAAGATTTAGGCAAACCGGCAGGAAGTGACTTACTTCATGGAAATATTACCTTACCTGTTCTGTTTTCTATGGAGGATAAGGAATTCAAACAACAACTGGTAGATATGTTTAAGAGTGAGGAGGAGCTTACATCCGCTGACATAGAACCATTACTTGAAAAGATCCAGTCCAATGGTTCGATTGAACGCTCCTTAGAGGTGAGCGATCAATATTTAAGCAAAGCCTATCAATCATTAAGCGAGCTGCCTAACTTACGGGCAAAGCAAACACTAAAAGGGATTGCTAAATATATCGGAAAAAGAAGGGCGTAA
- the ndk gene encoding nucleoside-diphosphate kinase: MEKTFLMVKPDGVQRNLIGDITSRFEKKGYKLAGAKLMTIKEALAEEHYGEHSDKPFFGELVGFITSGPVFAMVWEGENVIATARQMMGATNPKDAAAGTIRGDYGVTVGKNVIHGSDSSESADREIKLFFDKAELITYEKDNLAWVY, translated from the coding sequence ATGGAAAAAACATTTTTAATGGTTAAGCCTGATGGTGTTCAAAGAAATCTTATTGGAGATATTACTTCGAGGTTCGAAAAGAAAGGTTATAAGCTAGCAGGCGCAAAATTAATGACGATTAAAGAGGCGCTTGCTGAAGAACATTACGGAGAGCATAGTGATAAACCTTTCTTCGGAGAGCTAGTAGGATTCATTACTTCCGGCCCCGTGTTTGCAATGGTGTGGGAAGGTGAAAATGTCATTGCTACGGCACGTCAAATGATGGGCGCAACGAACCCGAAAGATGCTGCAGCTGGTACAATTCGTGGTGATTATGGTGTTACAGTTGGCAAGAATGTTATTCACGGATCTGACTCCAGCGAAAGTGCTGATCGAGAAATCAAACTATTTTTTGATAAAGCAGAACTAATCACATACGAAAAAGATAACCTAGCATGGGTCTATTAA
- a CDS encoding CheR family methyltransferase has translation MSHDYEEFVANVKQKSGIDLYLYKEAQMKRRLTSLRDRRGFGNFRDYYQSLHSNGELFSELLDRMTINVSEFYRNRQRWDVLEKKVLPHLLKERRKIKVWSAACSTGEEPYTLAIILSQYLPLEQIKVIATDIDEKALQRAKLGIYPERSLREMPNDLKNQYFTQQKKLYKISNNIKQCVTFKKHNLLADRYESYCDLIVCRNVLIYFTEEAKSGIYTKFSEALNKDGIFFVGSTEQIFTPSQYGFRSFDTFFYKKE, from the coding sequence ATGAGCCATGATTATGAAGAGTTTGTCGCAAATGTAAAACAGAAATCTGGTATTGATTTATATCTTTATAAAGAAGCGCAGATGAAACGCAGATTGACATCCCTCCGTGATCGAAGAGGATTCGGTAATTTCCGCGATTATTACCAGTCACTACATAGTAATGGGGAATTATTTAGTGAACTGCTAGATAGGATGACGATCAACGTGTCTGAATTTTATCGCAACCGGCAAAGGTGGGACGTGCTCGAAAAGAAAGTTCTCCCTCATTTATTGAAAGAAAGAAGAAAAATTAAAGTGTGGAGTGCAGCTTGTTCTACAGGGGAAGAACCCTATACGCTAGCAATCATTCTTAGTCAATATCTCCCACTGGAACAAATAAAGGTAATTGCGACAGATATTGACGAAAAAGCATTACAACGGGCAAAGCTTGGAATTTATCCTGAACGTTCATTAAGAGAAATGCCTAATGATTTGAAGAATCAGTATTTTACACAGCAAAAAAAATTGTATAAAATAAGCAACAATATAAAACAATGTGTCACATTCAAAAAGCATAATTTACTAGCTGATCGCTATGAAAGCTATTGTGACTTAATCGTATGCAGAAATGTACTTATCTATTTTACAGAAGAAGCCAAATCAGGAATCTATACCAAATTTAGTGAAGCACTAAACAAAGATGGGATCTTTTTTGTAGGGAGTACGGAACAAATTTTCACACCCAGCCAGTACGGCTTCCGTTCATTTGATACATTCTTTTATAAAAAAGAGTGA
- the aroC gene encoding chorismate synthase: MRYLTAGESHGKQLTTIIEGVPSHLPLVADQINESLIRRQGGHGRGRRMQIEKDLVEITSGVRHGYTLGSPISLVVHNDDFKHWRNIMGDEPLADDAEVRRTISRPRPGHADLNGGLKYGHRDMRNVLERSSARETAARVGAGAVAKILLRELGIEVAGYVREIAGIVSDVDESLSLKERAAISEASPVRTFDEEAANKMMEAIDQAKKEGDSIGGVAEVYVEGMPPGLGSYVHYDRKLDGRIAGSVMSINAFKGVEFGIGFEAARKNGSEVHDEILWSEERGYYRGTNRLGGFEGGMTTGMPIVVKGVMKPIPTLYKPLQSVDIETKEPFQASIERSDSCAVPAASVVMEHIVAFELAKAITEEFPSDYFPRLKRAVDDYRKEVHSF; encoded by the coding sequence ATGCGTTATTTAACAGCTGGAGAATCACATGGGAAGCAGTTGACAACAATTATCGAAGGGGTACCATCACATCTTCCTCTTGTTGCAGATCAAATTAATGAATCATTGATCCGCCGGCAAGGTGGACATGGACGTGGCCGGAGAATGCAAATTGAAAAAGATTTAGTCGAGATCACGAGCGGGGTCCGACATGGTTATACACTTGGTTCACCAATCTCGCTTGTTGTACATAATGATGACTTTAAACATTGGCGCAATATAATGGGCGATGAGCCACTAGCTGATGATGCCGAGGTGAGACGGACAATTTCCAGACCGAGACCTGGTCATGCTGATCTGAATGGTGGTTTAAAATATGGACACAGGGATATGCGAAATGTGTTAGAACGTTCGTCGGCCCGTGAAACAGCAGCTAGAGTAGGGGCAGGTGCTGTTGCAAAAATTTTGCTACGCGAACTTGGAATAGAGGTTGCGGGCTATGTTCGTGAGATCGCTGGTATTGTCAGTGATGTTGATGAAAGTTTATCACTTAAAGAGCGCGCCGCTATATCAGAAGCCTCTCCAGTGCGTACGTTTGACGAAGAAGCCGCCAATAAAATGATGGAAGCGATCGACCAAGCTAAAAAAGAAGGAGATTCAATTGGTGGGGTTGCTGAAGTATATGTTGAAGGAATGCCGCCGGGATTAGGATCATATGTCCATTATGATCGCAAATTAGATGGCAGAATTGCTGGAAGTGTGATGAGCATCAATGCTTTTAAAGGGGTAGAGTTCGGCATTGGCTTTGAAGCGGCTAGAAAGAATGGCAGCGAAGTCCATGATGAAATCTTATGGAGTGAGGAACGTGGCTATTACCGCGGAACAAACCGTCTAGGCGGTTTTGAAGGTGGAATGACTACGGGGATGCCTATTGTTGTAAAAGGTGTTATGAAGCCGATTCCTACGTTGTATAAACCATTACAAAGTGTCGATATTGAAACAAAAGAACCTTTTCAAGCAAGTATAGAACGCTCTGACTCTTGTGCGGTTCCGGCAGCCTCTGTTGTTATGGAACATATCGTAGCATTCGAGCTGGCTAAAGCGATTACTGAAGAATTTCCTTCTGACTATTTCCCGCGTCTGAAGCGTGCAGTAGATGACTATCGCAAGGAGGTTCACAGCTTTTAA